One segment of Trypanosoma brucei brucei TREU927 chromosome 8, complete sequence DNA contains the following:
- a CDS encoding acetyl-CoA carboxylase, putative: MSLSSPVTTMRPQLHGMKELCRFLGGKRPIERLLIANNGLAAVKGIDSVRSWLYVHTGNTEAVEFTVMATPEDLHANAEFISLSDRHVAVPGGPNRNNYANVDIIMQTAVQNSCNAIYPGWGHASENPALPRECVKTGERVIFLGPSAKAMFALGDKIASTIVAQSNGVPTVPWSGDEILLPPGVFEVDPLVYEKAYISTAEECEELCGRLGFPVMIKASEGGGGKGIRRCLRKEDVRDMFFAVAEEVKGCHIFVMRMLENVRHLEVQLLADDYGDCIAVHTRDCSVQRRHQKIIEEGPVFGVDASIINDMEAAAVRLAKAVKYRGLGTVEYMYDKSTQKFFFLELNPRIQVEHPVSELVSGVNLPAALLCVGMGVPLHRIPEVRTFFGEQPYDTSPIDFTRRRCLAAKGHTIAVRVTAEDTDEGFRPTSGRVEEIAFKNSKECWGYFSVGAGGEIHQFADSQFGHIFSSAETREEARRGMVMALRNLVIRGEIHTSVSYVLGLLERPEFCNCDVSTDWLDRLISARILQSAQHNQQDVYIALTAACTLRMLSKRDENHGRYVSFLSAGHVPTTEFLSNYESESYVNRSTNFNVTMGLTSPTEISISLNGSVISVPFRKLKSGALQLRVGGKTAIAYAEKEPSSLRISIGGKETTFTGDIDPTKLFAAVPGRFVRYLVCDGGHVEEGTIVAEVEVMKMILPLRASTVGALHHKVAPGSTIALGTLVAEITPDDPSKVARPREATEPWPPELLDAADKEDQMERLDSLARARRGAEALWNMLRGYHFSGIPLDRRLKSAFSDLGALSLSSVSLTALNLPFISERVVGSDHATPNYKLRVVLETLISEYVEVERSFVRCNRQEAIHQVRETTGDTRKVFEIDFAHNQPSHHGVIKAVLNTLENNMVLLKSLMPSLSTLVNLRSTGDGTLQMQARYLLRQCSLPSFVERKIAFTRELEEGSMMDLIQGSYGTDLLCATMFDRQVPHLIQLCLEFHVQREYFGQSRITNLDVCTRDGCWYCYYEYEPLEEHDPLLAGVLHCHAPDATAGSAENQGAGVVLMLPDVKVLQKTWAETLNLNLQQTSRCPSVCTVFVSVCRQFTEEEVARLCEGALRDNAEALRQHVKLERVTFIVHGVDRGPRTFTYRSAHDWREDTLIRNVAPLSARRLELQRLENYDVVMYPTPFKEIHVFHATPKKKSVSFLEHRIFARACVTPRDLGVAPWTVMNEIDAGHMFDICLDALDVIRSDSTIKYPKHNHLFIKMVELTFDLSSLRKVLSQVGKSYKWRTMHLGVAEVELSFLLPVSSGYVPFRVIVSSSSGASAAMRIYHEWNEGGKPCLRRAQNSEDILMNSLYTSSDSVQEQAADAQKVEPPSGCPAGAVGGTLTRALAKLEALRSLLPSRGDEGDAIDDGEECIPLQPYPLLNAKQLKRLQAWMIHTVYVHDWPELLQYALREEWKQHARGRRFPLSRIPPSVLKATELYLDPADKKTLLEEKPQGHVPCGVIVWLVDINPPSYYDSESNIAGSRRFVMVANDITFQSGSFAVPEDDVFSAASVLARQLRIPFVYISANSGARIGLSAEVKKRFRVAFNDAEEAEYLYLVQSDYDELVSRGVRLAVEKLEPRQVEGDEGGEVRYVIRGVVGGTEEYLGVENLRGSGLIAGHMSKNYSNVPTISIVTGRSVGIGAYLNRIGRRVIQTGDAPLILTGAAALNRLLGKEVYSDNSQLGGRQVMVPNGVTHWYAKNNRLAAETLLRWLDYVPPVVHPLRCSPRILALRQPDPIDRDVTYEPSGVESYDPRGLVRGVGDKLGLFDRDSWVESLEGWAKTVVTGRATLGGIPCGIVLVETRPTRKCKPADPADPTSSEAFVAQAGQVWFPDSARKTADALDDFHRERLPCFIFANWRGFSGGMRDMFEEVLKFGASIVDNLRVYNCPVFIYIPPRGELRGGAWVVVDPSINHCGAVEMYCDGSARGGVLEAAGIAEIKFREADVRELIRRNEPRLRSLSPDHRHAEENRLLPRYNDVALRFADLHDTHVRMEATGVVRGVIPWKDSRRRFYEKLQRKLKELSLAATLVERRMAGDLADGVRYLEQAFAQKHPGVLWGSDDALQLQWLIEYESELNVSTHNIVSPTSASAEILEALRRHVPLHGEQNEAGEGLEGCFEELFKDERMRRAAMQALERTTAK; the protein is encoded by the coding sequence ATGTCTCTCAGTAGTCCGGTAACGACCATGCGCCCACAGCTGCATGGTATGAAGGAACTTTGCAGGTTCCTTGGTGGGAAGAGGCCAATTGAGAGATTGCTTATCGCTAACAACGGATTGGCTGCAGTAAAGGGAATCGACTCTGTTCGCTCCTGGTTATACGTGCACACTGGCAATACAGAGGCGGTGGAGTTTACTGTGATGGCGACGCCGGAGGACCTTCACGCGAATGCAGAGTTTATTTCTCTCTCAGACAGACACGTTGCAGTCCCTGGAGGCCCCAACAGAAACAACTACGCCAACGTTGACATCATTATGCAGACAGCCGTACAGAACTCCTGCAATGCCATCTACCCGGGCTGGGGTCATGCCTCGGAGAATCCGGCGTTGCCCCGCGAATGTGTGAAAACTGGTGAGAGGGTTATATTTCTCGGCCCCTCTGCAAAAGCGATGTTTGCTTTGGGCGACAAAATTGCGTCGACCATTGTGGCGCAGTCGAACGGCGTGCCAACAGTGCCCTGGAGTGGTGATGAGATCCTATTACCACCGGGTGTGTTTGAGGTGGATCCGTTGGTGTATGAAAAAGCGTATATAAGTACTGCAGAGGAATGTGAAGAACTGTGTGGCCGCCTTGGTTTCCCTGTCATGATTAAAGCCTCGGAGGGCGGTGGTGGCAAAGGTATTCGCCGCTGTCTCCGCAAGGAGGATGTGCGGGACATGTTTTTTGCCGTCGCAGAAGAGGTAAAGGGCTGCCATATTTTCGTCATGCGTATGTTAGAGAACGTGCGGCATCTCGAAGTTCAGTTGCTGGCAGATGACTACGGCGACTGTATTGCCGTGCACACACGTGACTGCTCGGTGCAGCGACGACACCAAAAGATCATTGAGGAGGGGCCTGTGTTTGGTGTGGATGCCTCAATTATCAACGACATGGAGGCAGCAGCCGTGCGTCTCGCCAAGGCTGTAAAATACCGCGGTCTTGGTACGGTGGAGTACATGTACGACAAATCCACGCAgaagtttttcttcttggagCTCAACCCGCGTATACAGGTTGAACACCCCGTTTCAGAGCTTGTGTCTGGTGTGAACCTTCCGGCTGCGCTGCTGTGTGTTGGCATGGGAGTTCCGCTTCACAGAATCCCGGAGGTACGAACTTTCTTCGGAGAGCAACCGTACGATACCTCGCCGATAGATTTCACCCGGCGCCGCTGTCTTGCGGCGAAAGGTCACACCATCGCCGTACGCGTTACGGCAGAGGACACAGATGAAGGCTTCCGTCCAACGTCGGGCCGTGTGGAAGAGATTGCTTTCAAAAACAGCAAGGAATGCTGGGGTTATTTTTCCGTTGGTGCGGGTGGGGAGATACACCAGTTTGCAGATTCACAATTTGGacacattttttcttctgcggAAACGCGTGAGGAAGCGCGACGTGGGATGGTGATGGCCCTGCGTAACCTTGTTATTCGTGGTGAAATACATACGTCCGTGTCATACGTCTTGGGGCTTCTTGAGAGGCCCGAATTTTGCAACTGTGACGTCAGTACGGATTGGCTAGACCGCCTTATATCCGCGCGAATTCTGCAGAGTGCGCAGCATAACCAGCAAGATGTATACATCGCTCTTACTGCAGCGTGCACACTGCGGATGCTATCGAAGCGAGATGAAAACCACGGCAGGTACGTTTCATTTCTCAGTGCGGGGCACGTTCCCACAACTGAATTCTTGAGCAACTACGAATCGGAGTCGTACGTCAATAGATCCACAAACTTTAACGTCACCATGGGTCTAACAAGCCCAACCGAGATATCTATTTCTCTTAACGGCAGTGTGATCTCTGTTCCGTTTCGTAAGTTGAAGTCTGGTGCGCTGCAGCTCCGtgtgggaggaaaaacagcaaTTGCGTACGCAGAGAAAGAACCATCAAGTCTGCGCATTTCTATTggtggaaaggaaacaacattCACAGGTGACATTGATCCGACTAAGTTGTTTGCTGCGGTTCCCGGTCGGTTTGTTCGGTACCTTGTGTGTGATGGGGGTCATGTGGAAGAAGGAACTATTGTGGCAGAGGTGGAAGTGATGAAGATGATTTTGCCACTGAGGGCGTCAACAGTGGGTGCGCTGCACCACAAAGTAGCCCCTGGTAGCACCATTGCCTTGGGTACGCTGGTTGCGGAAATAACCCCGGACGACCCAAGTAAGGTTGCACGACCGAGGGAAGCGACAGAGCCGTGGCCGCCAGAACTGCTTGATGCTGCAGATAAGGAAGACCAGATGGAGCGCCTCGACAGCTTAGCCCGAGCGCGGCGTGGAGCAGAGGCGTTGTGGAATATGTTACGTGGGTATCACTTTAGCGGTATCCCACTGGACCGACGGCTTAAGTCGGCTTTCTCAGACCTTGGAGCGCTCAGCCTTTCCTCAGTGTCGCTCACTGCGCTTAACTTACCATTTATTTCGGAGAGGGTTGTCGGTTCTGACCACGCAACGCCGAACTATAAACTCCGCGTCGTTTTGGAGACGCTCATTTCCGAGTATGTGGAGGTCGAGCGCTCATTTGTGAGGTGCAACCGGCAGGAAGCTATTCATCAAGTGCGTGAAACTACAGGAGATACGCGGAAGGTATTTGAGATTGACTTTGCTCATAATCAGCCCTCTCACCACGGTGTCATTAAGGCCGTGCTGAATACCTTGGAGAACAATATGGTACTGTTAAAGTCTCTCATGCCCTCACTTTCCACCCTGGTAAATTTGCGCTCCACTGGCGATGGGACACTTCAGATGCAAGCTCGTTACTTACTCCGACAGTGCAgtcttccttccttcgtgGAGCGCAAGATCGCCTTCACAAGGGAACTAGAGGAGGGTTCCATGATGGACCTCATCCAGGGAAGCTATGGTACTGATTTGCTTTGCGCTACTATGTTTGACCGGCAGGTGCCACACCTTATACAGTTGTGCCTCGAGTTCCATGTGCAGCGTGAGTACTTTGGTCAGAGTCGGATCACGAACCTTGACGTCTGTACGAGGGATGGATGCTGGTATTGCTATTATGAATATGAACCACTCGAAGAGCATGACCCGCTGCTGGCTGGTGTACTTCACTGCCACGCCCCGGATGCAACGGCCGGTAGTGCTGAGAACCAGGGTGCCGGTGTTGTTCTGATGCTTCCCGACGTGAAGGTGCTTCAGAAAACGTGGGCGGAGACGCTCAACTTAAACTTGCAGCAGACGTCTCGGTGCCCTTCTGTGTGCACAGTCTTTGTTTCGGTCTGCAGGCAATTTACGGAAGAGGAGGTCGCGCGTTTGTGCGAGGGTGCGCTGAGGGACAATGCGGAAGCACTCAGGCAGCATGTGAAGCTGGAGCGCGTCACATTTATTGTGCATGGTGTTGACCGTGGCCCCCGTACATTCACTTATCGTAGTGCCCATGACTGGCGCGAGGACACACTGATCCGAAACGTGGCACCGCTCTCCGCACGCCGGTTAGAGCTGCAACGTCTTGAAAACTATGATGTGGTTATGTACCCGACACCCTTCAAGGAGATTCACGTGTTCCACGCCAcacccaaaaagaaaagtgtttCATTTCTTGAGCACCGCATCTTTGCGCGCGCATGCGTGACTCCCCGCGACTTGGGTGTTGCACCATGGACAGTGATGAATGAAATTGACGCAGGGCATATGTTTGACATATGCCTCGATGCACTTGATGTCATACGTAGTGACAGCACTATCAAGTACCCGAAGCACAATCATCTTTTCATAAAAATGGTTGAACTAACTTTTGACCTGAGCAGCTTGAGAAAGGTGTTGTCGCAGGTGGGAAAATCGTACAAGTGGCGGACGATGCATCTTGGTGTGGCCGAAGTGGAGCtgtccttccttcttcccgTTTCCAGTGGATACGTTCCGTTCCGTGTCATCGTGTCATCTTCTTCGGGGGCCAGCGCGGCTATGCGCATCTACCACGAGTGGAATGAGGGTGGAAAGCCATGCCTACGTCGAGCGCAGAACTCTGAGGACATTCTCATGAACTCTCTTTACACGTCGTCTGACAGCGTGCAGGAACAGGCAGCTGACGCGCAAAAGGTAGAGCCCCCTTCAGGGTGCCCTGCCGGCGCCGTCGGGGGTACTTTAACTCGTGCCCTGGCAAAACTAGAAGCGCTGCGGAGCCTGCTTCCTTCACGGGGTGATGAAGGAGACGCGATTGATGACGGTGAAGAGTGCATTCCATTACAACCGTACCCATTGTTGAATGCAAAGCAGCTTAAACGGCTACAAGCCTGGATGATCCACACGGTGTACGTGCACGATTGGCCAGAACTTCTTCAGTATGCTTTGCGTGAAGAATGGAAGCAGCATGCACGTGGCCGCAGATTTCCGCTCTCGCGTATTCCCCCTTCTGTTCTTAAGGCCACAGAACTCTATCTCGATCCAGCGGACAAGAAGACCCTTCTTGAAGAAAAACCACAGGGTCACGTTCCATGTGGAGTCATCGTGTGGTTGGTTGACATAAACCCGCCTTCATATTATGACAGTGAATCTAACATTGCGGGAAGCCGTCGGTTTGTGATGGTTGCCAATGACATTACTTTTCAGTCGGGTTCCTTTGCTGTGCCAGAGGACGATGTCTTCTCCGCGGCCTCTGTTTTAGCCCGGCAGTTGCGCATCCCGTTTGTGTATATTAGTGCAAACAGTGGTGCGCGTATCGGCCTAAGCGCCGAGGTGAAGAAAAGGTTCCGTGTTGCCTTTAACGATGCGGAGGAAGCGGAGTATTTATACCTCGTGCAATCTGATTACGATGAACTGGTGAGCCGTGGCGTGCGGCTTGCGGTGGAGAAGTTGGAACCACGACAAGTGGAAGGTGACGAGGGGGGCGAAGTGAGGTATGTCATACGTGGTGTCGTTGGTGGGACAGAGGAGTACTTGGGTGTCGAAAACCTTCGTGGGTCGGGGCTCATTGCTGGCCACATGTCAAAGAACTACAGCAATGTACCGACGATCAGCATTGTGACCGGCAGAAGTGTTGGAATTGGCGCGTACCTCAACCGTATCGGACGTCGAGTTATTCAGACCGGTGATGCCCCCCTCATATTGACAGGCGCGGCTGCACTCAACAGACTTCTCGGAAAGGAGGTGTACAGTGACAACAGTCAACTTGGCGGGCGGCAAGTGATGGTTCCTAACGGTGTAACACACTGGTATGCGAAGAACAACCGCCTGGCAGCTGAGACACTCCTGCGCTGGCTCGATTATGTCCCACCCGTCGTACATCCACTGCGTTGTTCTCCACGTATCCTTGCGCTGCGACAGCCAGATCCTATTGACCGAGACGTGACTTATGAACCCAGTGGTGTGGAGTCTTACGACCCACGGGGGTTGGTCCGAGGTGTGGGTGACAAATTGGGGCTGTTCGATCGCGATTCCTGGGTTGAGTCACTGGAAGGTTGGGCCAAGACCGTTGTTACGGGCCGAGCAACACTTGGTGGTATTCCATGCGGTATTGTTCTCGTCGAAACGCGGCCAACGCGCAAATGCAAACCAGCAGACCCCGCGGACCCAACGTCGTCAGAGGCCTTTGTCGCACAGGCAGGGCAGGTTTGGTTCCCGGATTCAGCACGAAAGACGGCGGACGCGCTGGACGACTTCCACCGGGAGCGGCTGCCATGTTTCATCTTCGCGAACTGGCGAGGTTTTTCAGGTGGCATGCGGGACATGTTTGAAGAGGTGCTAAAGTTTGGCGCCTCCATCGTTGACAACCTCCGCGTGTACAACTGCCCGGTATTTATTTACATCCCACCGCGCGGTGAGCTACGCGGTGGAGCTTGGGTTGTTGTCGATCCATCCATCAACCACTGTGGTGCAGTGGAGATGTACTGTGATGGTAGTGCCCGTGGCGGGGTACTCGAAGCTGCAGGTATTGCAGAGATCAAGTTCCGTGAGGCTGACGTACGGGAGCTGATCCGACGAAACGAACCGCGGTTGAGGTCATTAAGCCCTGACCACCGCCATGCGGAAGAGAATCGGCTGCTACCGCGTTACAACGACGTGGCGCTTCGATTTGCGGACCTTCATGACACACATGTCCGCATGGAAGCGACTGGCGTCGTGCGTGGGGTCATTCCCTGGAAGGACAGTCGACGTCGCTTCTACGAAAAGCTCCAGAGGAAACTGAAGGAATTGTCACTTGCGGCGACGCTGGTGGAGCGTCGGATGGCAGGTGACCTCGCGGACGGTGTACGGTACCTCGAGCAAGCCTTCGCACAAAAGCACCCAGGAGTTTTGTGGGGAAGTGATGATGCCCTGCAGTTGCAGTGGCTGATAGAGTATGAAAGCGAGCTCAACGTTTCCACACACAACATTGTGTCACCCACTTCAGCATCCGCAGAAATACTGGAAGCGCTCCGGCGTCATGTGCCCTTACATGGAGAACAAAACGAAGCAGGTGAAGGGTTGGAAGGGTGTTTTGAGGAGCTTTTCAAAGACGAAAGGATGCGGCGTGCGGCCATGCAGGCGCTGGAACGTACAACCGCGAAGTAA
- a CDS encoding serine/threonine-protein kinase A, putative → MTAHKRATNGDNGLPVPPVDDDSEIEDPLEGILGSRTGCRYVKKKLLGQGSFGSVWRVEETATGSIFAAKVMDTNNMSAKDRGFVINEVKCLSRCNNANIIRHHASFNRGGMLLIIAEYADGGDLCRQIKVRQHAGRHFKEHEVLYIFLQLCLALDHIHGNNMMHRDLKSANVLLTTMGLVKLGDFGFSRQYEDSLSNPVGTTFCGTPYYLSPELWRRAPYSKKSEMWALGVVLYEVMMLKRPFGGRNMDELINNIVHARRAPLPNMYSDELRRVCDQLLSLDPAKRPSLRQLFQQPFIRRGLDSLRRSVETHKKIPPRTFSEIARNIDEVLRPGLPEYRGSSVTPHRGMLQRHTADRGWKDCELSLNAGGVSMRDVETGGVETVNLETLTSVCPVDAATAQEKYVFALKNQTGKAYWFKDLAEDSYDYWISALQKAISH, encoded by the coding sequence ATGACCGCGCACAAACGTGCAACAAACGGGGATAATGGACTACCCGTGCCGCCTGTGGACGATGACTCTGAAATTGAAGATCCTCTTGAAGGCATCCTTGGCTCTCGCACCGGTTGCAGGTATGTCAAAAAAAAGCTGTTGGGTCAAGGAAGTTTTGGAAGCGTGTGGCGGGTGGAGGAAACGGCGACAGGGTCGATCTTTGCAGCAAAGGTGATGGATACAAACAATATGAGCGCGAAGGACCGTGGTTTTGTTATAAATGAGGTTAAATGCCTTTCACGCTGCAACAACGCAAATATTATACGCCACCATGCCTCATTCAACCGCGGTGGGATGCTGCTCATCATCGCGGAGTATGCCGACGGTGGCGACCTCTGCAGGCAAATCAAGGTGCGGCAGCACGCAGGACGGCACTTCAAGGAGCATGAAGTGTTATACATATTTCTGCAACTATGTCTTGCATTGGATCACATCCACGGCAATAACATGATGCACCGCGACCTTAAGTCTGCCAACGTACTGCTTACCACAATGGGCCTTGTGAAGTTGGGTGACTTTGGCTTCAGTCGTCAATACGAGGACTCGCTGTCAAATCCTGTTGGCACTACTTTCTGTGGGACGCCATATTATTTGAGCCCCGAACTCTGGCGCCGCGCGCCGTACAGCAAAAAGAGTGAAATGTGGGCTCTTGGTGTGGTGTTGTATGAAGTGATGATGTTGAAGCGACCTTTTGGTGGACGTAATATGGATGAGCTCATCAACAATATTGTCCATGCCCGCCGCGCCCCGCTTCCAAATATGTACTCGGATGAACTGCGTCGAGTGTGTGATCAGTTGCTTTCTCTCGATCCAGCTAAACGGCCGTCACTGCGACAGCTCTTCCAACAGCCTTTCATTCGCCGTGGCTTAGACTCACTGCGACGAAGTGTGGagacgcacaaaaaaattccACCAAGAACCTTCAGCGAGATTGCACGAAACATTGATGAGGTGTTGAGACCTGGTCTCCCGGAGTATCGGGGGAGTAGTGTAACGCCTCATCGTGGGATGTTGCAACGTCACACCGCGGATCGTGGTTGGAAGGATTGCGAGCTTTCACTAAACGCTGGCGGTGTTTCAATGCGAGATGTAGAAACTGGTGGCGTTGAAACGGTGAATCTTGAAACCCTCACATCCGTCTGTCCCGTAGACGCGGCAACCGCTCAGGAGAAATATGTTTTCGCTCTTAAGAATCAAACAGGAAAGGCGTATTGGTTTAAGGACCTTGCAGAGGATTCATACGATTATTGGATTTCCGCCCTTCAGAAAGCCATATCGCATTGA
- a CDS encoding farnesyltransferase, putative, with the protein MDYVSELYAMIRVRWQMRRMAGELQADDEDLRFCYDVLRDVSRSFALVIMQLKAALRDAVCVFYLVLRALDTVEDDMQLPLEFKLRELPLFHTRLHDHTWRLDGVGEGRERELLQKFPHVSAAFSRLDPSFQSVIEDICRRMADGMCDFLQRTDTCKANNKEISEDNCHDGKSEKSAVETREDFDLYCHYVAGLVGLGLTQLFVRSGLEKAALEENMTRANHMGLLLQKTNIIRDFYEDICESPPRVFWPREIWGQYTDDLHAFKGITRPTNGSNDTACGEGRKYSDEEKEIIKSKAVDCLNAMVADALVHLPPVIEYLAELRDPTVFAFCAIPQVMAVATLALVFDNPDVFHSRVKLTRGATCKIIHNATELSAALKLVRTYAQKLLASAHAGVASHEAVAQSLQVAIKTMDEQVLRHNTKLVEGPTRRVLAQYSALGGGLLLKVVDGVFGYLGR; encoded by the coding sequence ATGGATTACGTTAGCGAATTGTACGCCATGATCCGCGTACGGTGGCAGATGCGGAGGATGGCGGGGGAATTGCAGGCGGACGACGAGGACCTCCGTTTCTGTTATGATGTGCTGCGTGACGTGTCGCGCTCCTTCGCTCTCGTCATTATGCAACTGAAAGCTGCTCTTCGTGATGCtgtatgtgttttttatCTCGTTCTGCGAGCCCTTGACACGGTGGAGGATGACATGCAACTGCCGCTTGAGTTCAAACTGCGGGAACTTCCGCTTTTTCATACGCGGCTGCACGATCACACGTGGCGGTTGGATGGAGTCGGTGAGGGTCGAGAACGGGAGTTGCTTCAGAAATTCCCTCATGTTTCAGCCGCCTTCTCCCGCCTGGACCCGTCATTTCAAAGTGTGATTGAAGACATATGCAGACGGATGGCTGATGGCATGTGCGACTTCCTCCAGCGCACCGACACCTGCAAagcaaataacaaagaaatcaGTGAGGATAATTGTCATGATGGCAAAAGTGAGAAGAGTGCTGTGGAGACTCGGGAGGACTTTGATTTGTACTGTCACTACGTTGCCGGTCTGGTGGGACTTGGACTCACGCAACTTTTCGTTCGAAGTGGTCTTGAGAAGGCGGCACTTGAGGAAAACATGACGCGCGCCAACCACATGGGTCTATTGCTGCAGAAAACGAATATTATTCGCGACTTCTACGAGGACATTTGTGAGAGCCCGCCTCGCGTGTTTTGGCCGCGCGAAATATGGGGACAGTACACCGACGACCTCCATGCATTTAAGGGAATAACGCGACCGACCAATGGATCTAATGACACCGCTTGCGGTGAAGGTAGAAAGTATAGTgacgaagaaaaggagatCATTAAGTCCAAGGCGGTGGATTGCCTTAACGCGATGGTGGCAGACGCCCTGGTGCATTTACCACCAGTTATCGAATACCTCGCAGAGCTGCGTGATCccactgtttttgcattttgcGCAATCCCGCAGGTGATGGCTGTGGCGACATTAGCACTGGTCTTTGACAACCCTGATGTGTTCCATAGCAGGGTGAAGCTCACGCGTGGCGCCACGTGTAAAATCATCCACAACGCCACCGAGTTGTCTGCTGCGCTGAAGCTCGTGAGGACATATGCTCAAAAGTTACTTGCAAGCGCGCATGCCGGCGTTGCCAGCCATGAGGCGGTAGCGCAGTCCCTGCAGGTTGCCATTAAGACAATGGATGAGCAGGTGTTGCGACACAATACCAAGCTGGTGGAAGGACCGACACGGCGAGTGCTGGCGCAGTATTCCGCATTGGGAGGCGGGCTTCTGCTCAAAGTTGTCGACGGTGTCTTCGGTTATTTGGGCAGGTGA
- a CDS encoding UDP-Gal or UDP-GlcNAc-dependent glycosyltransferase, putative has product MRTRRRRSQVYAFTLAVLIAISCLVVCCDLFFLSVIHLPLEEEKASAPINVDECLRLTAPSTVSIWQEREFLVIVGIPSVDRDEWQKRRNLQRRTCWQYAGVATLENNFTGELLPLYLLAPHQLNGYEISESLRDEASRTNDVVMLPTNDVCSFSRRKIGEGGSWGVESELVMSRKTFLWLQFAVTAFPNVSYIVKGDDDVFVRVPQYLADLRVMPRNGLYMGRVYGATFFWRSGGIPFAAGYFTTFSRDVAEAVASYRPLERLLKAPYSIWRMRQYLSMSVLHEDVMTALVLQDKIRYKGLIIVDAAPCHFHNAGKKGIRASLIDEYVVVHHIKENDYEVLMNHFADIAVQPKPSKVMWRSENYAVMQCFATLRLRRSALLALLSALGTTFRRHP; this is encoded by the coding sequence ATGAGGACAAGGCGTCGTAGGTCACAGGTTTATGCTTTCACACTTGCAGTCCTCATTGCAATATCATGTTTGGTAGTGTGTTGTGATCTCTTCTTTCTTAGCGTTATCCATTTACCGttagaagaggaaaaggcgTCTGCACCTATCAACGTGGACGAGTGCCTGAGGCTCACTGCCCCGAGCACCGTCAGCATTTGGCAAGAGCGTGAGTTTCTAGTGATTGTTGGCATACCCTCTGTTGATAGGGACGAGTGGCAGAAGCGACGGAACCTTCAACGGCGGACTTGTTGGCAATACGCTGGCGTGGCTACCTTAGAAAACAACTTTACAGGTGAGCTTCTCCCGCTGTACCTCCTCGCACCACATCAATTAAACGGGTACGAAATCTCAGAATCGCTGCGGGATGAGGCTTCACGAACAAATGACGTGGTTATGCTTCCAACCAATGATGTGTGCTCGTTTTCACGAAGGAAAATTGGTGAAGGTGGAAGCTGGGGAGTTGAGTCAGAGCTTGTGATGAGCCGCAAGACCTTCCTTTGGCTTCAGTTTGCCGTTACCGCCTTTCCAAATGTAAGTTATATTGTGAAAGGTGACGACGATGTGTTTGTCCGTGTACCGCAGTATCTCGCGGACCTCCGTGTGATGCCTCGTAATGGATTATATATGGGCCGTGTCTATGGTGCCACATTCTTCTGGAGGTCGGGTGGGATACCATTCGCTGCAGGATACTTCACTACCTTTTCCAGGGatgttgcagaagctgttgCCTCCTACAGGCCTCTTGAACGACTTTTGAAGGCACCCTACTCCATATGGCGTATGAGGCAGTACCTTTCCATGAGTGTGTTGCATGAGGATGTAATGACCGCTTTAGTGCTGCAAGATAAGATCAGGTATAAGGGCCTGATTATTGTTGACGCCGCACCTTGTCACTTTCATAACGCAGGCAAGAAAGGTATCAGAGCATCCTTAATTGATGAGTACGTAGTAGTCCACCatataaaggaaaatgaCTACGAGGTCCTTATGAACCATTTTGCTGATATTGCGGTGCAGCCTAAGCCATCAAAAGTCATGTGGAGAAGTGAAAACTATGCAGTCATGCAGTGTTTTGCGACTCTAAGACTAAGGAGAAGTGCGTTGCTCGCTCTTTTATCTGCGTTAGGTACTACTTTCCGTCGGCACCCTTAG